The Arthrobacter russicus genome has a segment encoding these proteins:
- a CDS encoding metal-sensitive transcriptional regulator — protein MHGYVGNKDALLARLRRVEGQVRGVARMIEEDTYCIDVLTQVSATTRALEAVALALQDDHLMHCVAEATEQGGTVAEDKLREASAAIARLVRS, from the coding sequence ATGCACGGCTACGTAGGCAACAAGGACGCCCTTCTGGCCCGGCTGCGCCGGGTCGAGGGCCAGGTGCGCGGGGTGGCGCGGATGATCGAAGAGGACACCTACTGCATCGACGTCCTCACCCAGGTCTCCGCCACCACCCGGGCGCTCGAAGCGGTCGCCCTGGCGCTGCAGGATGACCACCTGATGCACTGCGTCGCCGAAGCCACCGAACAAGGCGGGACCGTCGCCGAAGACAAACTCCGGGAAGCCAGCGCCGCCATCGCCCGCCTGGTCCGATCCTGA